Proteins from a single region of Thalassophryne amazonica chromosome 22, fThaAma1.1, whole genome shotgun sequence:
- the tmem209 gene encoding transmembrane protein 209, translating into MFTPPKKGMPSMIDRALRIRREEQARQVVLAWGVLFMSLAGMIYTEMLGNSLSRYYSITYWPIWYIELVLASLFSLSGLFEFWKYFKYTMAPSTIAVTPQQRVLLGLRHTEKETSPPAELSPPQGQSILSSSFSGIYDSFPQKLEKECLPPAETSQILGQSILSFSPSCLTSASPKFSPSCVPGYIPPISNPSTPSSASGAFSPFGKVMNYSTSPGSSPYPSSIGPTEGSTLRARYRTSPSVFNSPGSKEDCMDNLKSLEKFLRTEEEKRHLSQLGGPGSVSPSRSPTIWNYNHSLGDYAQSLRKFLYQPACSSESPSAHKDETDLGSKHAAEEVWARITGSCVVVDWIDTWTARLRNWISDTILVPLVKEMDSVNSQLRRMGCPELQIGEASITSLKQAAVLKALSIPSLNSVVQYLDLTPNQEYLVDRIKELAHSGCMSSFCWSGDDLKSRKWDTDLPTDCAILMHMFCTYLDSRLPPHPKYPDGKTFTSQHFSHTPDKPDMTNENLFCLHQSSTSPPHYQLIYQGHIYSLPKGRNNMFHTILMFLYIIKTKESGMLGRVNLGLSGVNILWIFED; encoded by the exons atgttcacaccacctaAGAAGGGTATGCCCAGCATGATTGACAGGGCTTTAAGGATCAGAAGGGAGGAACAGGCTCGACAGGTGGTTCTCGCTTGGGGAGTCCTGTTTATGTCTCTAGCTGGCATGATCTACACTGAAAT GTTGGGAAACTCATTGAGCCGATACTACAGCATCACATACTGGCCTATTTGGTATATTG AACTGGTGCTAGCATCTCTCTTCAGCCTCAGTGGTCTTTTTGAATTCTGGAAATATTTTAAATACACAATGGCTCCCTCCACCATTGCTGTGACCCCTCAACAGCGTGTTCTTCTAGGTCTGAGACATACAG AAAAGGAGACTTCACCTCCAGCAGAATTGTCTCCACCACAGGGGCAAAGTATTCTCAGCTCCTCCTTTAGTGGTATTTATGACTCTTTCCCCCAGAAGCTTGAAAAGGAGTGCCTACCTCCAGCTGAGACCTCTCAAATCCTGGGCCAGAGTATTTTGAGTTTCAGCCCCTCTTGTCTGACTAGCGCTAGTCCCAAGTTCTCTCCCAGTTGTGTCCCAGGGTACATTCCCCCAATCAGCAACCCTTCCACTCCAAGTAGTGCAAGTGGAGCCTTTTCTCCCTTTGGAAAA GTGATGAACTACAGTACCTCCCCTGGCTCCTCTCCATATCCCAGCAGCATTGGCCCGACAGAAGGTTCCACTTTGAGGGCTCGATACCGCACCTCTCCATCAGTGTTTAACTCTCCGGGAAGCAAGGAAGATTGCATGGATAATCTTAAAAGCCTGGAAAAGTTCCTCCGCACTGAGGAGGAGAAGCGTCACCTCAGCCAGCTTG GGGGTCCAGGTTCTGTCTCTCCAAGTCGCAGCCCAACAATTTGGAACTATAACCACTCATTGGGGGACTACGCGCAAAGCCTGCGGAAATTCCTGTACCAGCCAGCCTGTAGCTCCGAGTCCCCCTCTGCCCACAAAGATGAGACAGACCTGGGTTCTAAACATGCTGCAGAGGAG gtgTGGGCCAGGATCACAGGCAGCTGTGTAGTAGTGGACTGGATCGATACCTGGACAGCAAGACTGAGAAAT TGGATCAGTGACACCATCTTGGTCCCACTGGTTAAGGAGATGGATTCTGTCAACAGCCAGCTGAGGAGGATGGGCTGCCCGGAGCTCCAAATAGGAG AGGCCAGCATAACCAGCTTGAAGCAGGCAGCGGTACTGAAAGCCTTGTCTATCCCCTCATTGAACTCTGTTGTTCAGTACCTGGATCTCACGCCCAACCAGGAATATCTTGTGGACCGGATAAAGG aGCTGGCCCACAGTGGCTGCATGAGCTCCTTCTGTTGGAGTGGTGATGATCTGAAGAGCAGAAAGTGGGACACCGACCTCCCCACTGACTGtgct ATCCTCATGCATATGTTTTGCACATACTTGGACTCCAGACTGCCTCCACACCCCAAATATCCAGACGGGAAGACGTTCACTTCACAACACTTCAGCCACACTCCGGATAAACCTG ATATGACCAACGAGAACCTCTTCTGCCTCCACCAGAGCAGCACCAGTCCTCCTCACTACCAGCTTATCTACCAGGGTCACATCTACAGTTTACCCAAG GGCAGGAACAACATGTTCCACACAATCCTCATGTTCCTCTACATCATTAAGACCAAGGAGTCCGGGATGCTGGG AAGAGTAAATCTTGGTCTTTCTGGTGTGAACATCCTGTGGATATTTGAAGATTGA
- the prdm4 gene encoding PR domain zinc finger protein 4 isoform X2, protein MNDMNLSPVGMDQLSVSSVSASHLGLPTSPTHNSIPTPGMPVAIPSLGPSLGSLPSALSLMLPMGPLGDRGVMCGLAERNYSLPPPPYPHLESSYFRHILPGILSYLADRPPPQYIHPSSLNMDGTLSVASNNPSGLDPYSGPGGPMEQGLVPMDSRQVSGQVDLHQPGAHELDSTGLPMESRVSSPMSPDRMGEELATMDGIRVVVVSDSQQQLGGGRQPQPHDGLAGVDSSGGVMPLHGPPVLELPVVMEPDHMGGRVGDAGGGGVGGLGEQLHTSGELNSSVVSVVLTSSMTTQAQLEQVSLHSHSGMGLEPVNVSPITAEVTLGPENNLVLVNSNLQLEDSTSNKESMVSAFTIWCTLCECSYTSDCPEHGPVTFIPDTPIQSQARLSLPQPLCLRVSVTDEHLGVFARDVILPRTCFGPMVGQHCSSVDLSNWPEKDTPQVWKMYHNNVLEFYIVTTDENECNWMMFVRRSRTREEQNLVAYPANGKLFFCTTTEIHPDQELLFYYSRDYCRLLGVPQVPEGQICQCGKECSPFSESHLGSASGNHNQPPDSQSPPQQDHSQQQPQQQQQEQPSQSQQHTHQEEKLTNGSSSSSSSPWPCHTHAAGQTSSDNNNNSSSNNGICHNIAPNANSKGQGHIREKKFKCSMCSRAFITSTKLNVHFMGHVGMKPHKCEYCSKAFSDPSNLRMHLKIHTGQKNYRCTVCEKSFTQKSHVASHMLIHTGAEKLKCDLCDRAFIRKHDLKHHMFSHTAERRIECPKCHKQFLKTNHLKNHMNSHEGRRDFVCEKCHKAFLTKYHLTRHLKICKGPKAERASRKEKSTDMEEEDDEEEEEEDDGRAGTGVVVERLNSADNDGCGLDVAGFSSEKSISPPH, encoded by the exons ATGAATGACATGAACTTGAGTCCTGTGGGCATGGACCAGCTCAGTGTGTCCTCGGTCAGTGCCAGTCACTTGGGGCTGCCCACCTCACCCACACATAACTCCATTCCCACACCAG GCATGCCAGTGGCCATCCCCAGTCTGGGTCCTTCCCTGGGGTCCCTTCCATCTGCCCTGTCGCTGATGCTGCCCATGGGTCCGCTCGGAGACAGAGGAGTGATGTGTGGCCTGGCAGAAAGGAACTACTCCTTGCCACCTCCTCCATACCCCCACCTGGAGAGCAGCTACTTCCGACACATACTGCCAG GTATCCTGTCCTATCTGGCAGACCGTCCTCCACCGCAGTACATTCATCCCAGCAGCCTTAATATGGACGGGACTCTTTCTGTGGCCAGCAACAATCCCTCAGGTCTGGACCCATACAGTGGTCCTGGAGGCCCAATGGAGCAGGGCCTGGTGCCAATGGACTCCAGACAGGTCAGTGGGCAAGTAGACCTCCACCAGCCAGGTGCTCACGAGCTGGACTCCACAGGGTTGCCTATGGAGTCACGTGTCAGCAGTCCAATGTCCCCTGATCGGATGGGAGAGGAGCTGGCCACCATGGACGGGATTAGGGTGGTGGTGGTTTCTGACTCTCAGCAGCAGCTTGGAGGAGGGCGGCAGCCTCAGCCGCATGATGGCCTGGCTGGAGTGGACTCGTCTGGGGGAGTGATGCCCCTCCATGGGCCCCCTGTGCTAGAGCTACCAGTGGTGATGGAGCCAGATCACATGGGTGGACGAGTAGGCGATGCTGGGGGAGGTGGGGTGGGTGGGCTAGGGGAGCAGCTCCACACGAGCGGGGAGCTAAACTCGAGTGTCGTCAGCGTGGTGCTCACCAGCTCAATGACCACACAGGCCCAGCTGGAGCAGGTGTCCCTCCACAGTCACTCTGGGATGGGGCTGGAACCGGTGAACGTCTCACCCATCACTGCAGAGGTAACGTTGGGGCCAGAAAACAACCTGGTACTGGTCAACTCCAACCTACAGCTGGAAGATTCAACCTCCAACAAGGAGTCCATGGTCTCTGCCTTCACCATCT GGTGCACTCTGTGTGAGTGCTCGTACACTTCAGACTGCCCAGAGCATGGCCCAGTCACCTTCATCCCTGATACACCCATCCAAAGCCAGGCTCGTCTGTCTTTGCCTCAACCTCTGTGCCTCCGTGTCTCTGTGACAGACGAACACCTTG GAGTTTTTGCAAGGGATGTCATTCTTCCAAGGACCTGCTTTGGACCGATGGTTGGCCAGCACTGCAGCAGCGTAGATCTCTCTAACTGGCCGGAGAAAGACACACCCCAAGTGTGGAAG ATGTACCACAACAATGTGCTGGAGTTCTACATTGTTACCACAGATGAGAATGAATGTAACTGGATGATGTTTGTCCGCAGATCAAG GACCCGTGAAGAGCAGAACCTCGTGGCGTATCCTGCCAATGGTAAACTGTTCTTCTGTACAACAACAGAGATCCACCCAGACCAGGAGCTGCTCTTCTATTACAGCAGAGACTACTGCAGGCTGTTGG GTGTTCCTCAGGTGCCTGAGGGTCAGATCTGCCAGTGTGGAAAAGAATGCTCTCCGTTTTCTGAGTCTCATCTTGGCAGCGCCAGCGGCAACCATAACCAGCCTCCAGACAGCCAGAGCCCACCACAGCAGGACCACTCTCAGCAACagccgcagcagcagcagcaagagCAACCATCGCAATCACAGCAGCACACCCACCAGGAGGAGAAGCTGACCAATGGGTCCTCAAGTTCTTCCTCATCTCCGTGGCCTTGCCACACCCATGCTGCAGGACAAACAagcagtgataataataataacagcagcaGCAATAATGGAATTTGTCACAACATTGCCCCTAATGCGAATTCCAAAGGTCAGGGCCACATACGAGAGAAAAAATTCAAGTGCAGCATGTGTTCCCGGGCTTTTATTACATCGACTAAACTCAACGTCCACTTCATGGGTCACGTTGGGATGAAACCTCACAAGTGCGAATACTGCAGCAAGGCCTTCAGCGATCCCAGTAACCTCAGGATGCACCTTAAAATTCATACAG GTCAGAAGAACTATAGGTGTACAGTTTGCGAGAAGTCTTTCACCCAGAAATCCCACGTAGCGTCTCACATGCTGATCCACACTGGTGCcgagaaactcaaatgtgaccTCTGTGACCGAGCATTCATCAGGAAACATGACCTGAAACACCACATGTTCTCCCACACAGC TGAACGGAGAATAGAGTGCCCTAAGTGCCACAAACAGTTCCTGAAGACCAACCACCTGAAGAATCACATGAACTCTCACGAGGGCAGGCGAGACTTTGTGTGTGAGAAATGCCACAAAGCTTTCCTCACAAAGTACCACCTCACGCGTCACCTCAAGATATGCAAAGGGCCAAAGGCAGAAAGAGCGTCCCGTAAAGAAAAGAGCACGGACATGGAGGAAGAGgatgatgaagaggaggaggaagaagatgaTGGCAGGGCGGGAACAGGAGTAGTAGTAGAGAGACTTAACTCAGCCGACAATGACGGTTGCGGTTTAGATGTGGCTGGGTTTAGTTCTGAAAAATCTATATCGCCTCCTCACTGA
- the prdm4 gene encoding PR domain zinc finger protein 4 isoform X1 has protein sequence MMAPFSAVLFWMNDMNLSPVGMDQLSVSSVSASHLGLPTSPTHNSIPTPGMPVAIPSLGPSLGSLPSALSLMLPMGPLGDRGVMCGLAERNYSLPPPPYPHLESSYFRHILPGILSYLADRPPPQYIHPSSLNMDGTLSVASNNPSGLDPYSGPGGPMEQGLVPMDSRQVSGQVDLHQPGAHELDSTGLPMESRVSSPMSPDRMGEELATMDGIRVVVVSDSQQQLGGGRQPQPHDGLAGVDSSGGVMPLHGPPVLELPVVMEPDHMGGRVGDAGGGGVGGLGEQLHTSGELNSSVVSVVLTSSMTTQAQLEQVSLHSHSGMGLEPVNVSPITAEVTLGPENNLVLVNSNLQLEDSTSNKESMVSAFTIWCTLCECSYTSDCPEHGPVTFIPDTPIQSQARLSLPQPLCLRVSVTDEHLGVFARDVILPRTCFGPMVGQHCSSVDLSNWPEKDTPQVWKMYHNNVLEFYIVTTDENECNWMMFVRRSRTREEQNLVAYPANGKLFFCTTTEIHPDQELLFYYSRDYCRLLGVPQVPEGQICQCGKECSPFSESHLGSASGNHNQPPDSQSPPQQDHSQQQPQQQQQEQPSQSQQHTHQEEKLTNGSSSSSSSPWPCHTHAAGQTSSDNNNNSSSNNGICHNIAPNANSKGQGHIREKKFKCSMCSRAFITSTKLNVHFMGHVGMKPHKCEYCSKAFSDPSNLRMHLKIHTGQKNYRCTVCEKSFTQKSHVASHMLIHTGAEKLKCDLCDRAFIRKHDLKHHMFSHTAERRIECPKCHKQFLKTNHLKNHMNSHEGRRDFVCEKCHKAFLTKYHLTRHLKICKGPKAERASRKEKSTDMEEEDDEEEEEEDDGRAGTGVVVERLNSADNDGCGLDVAGFSSEKSISPPH, from the exons ATGATGGCCCCATTCAGCGCAGTgttgttttg GATGAATGACATGAACTTGAGTCCTGTGGGCATGGACCAGCTCAGTGTGTCCTCGGTCAGTGCCAGTCACTTGGGGCTGCCCACCTCACCCACACATAACTCCATTCCCACACCAG GCATGCCAGTGGCCATCCCCAGTCTGGGTCCTTCCCTGGGGTCCCTTCCATCTGCCCTGTCGCTGATGCTGCCCATGGGTCCGCTCGGAGACAGAGGAGTGATGTGTGGCCTGGCAGAAAGGAACTACTCCTTGCCACCTCCTCCATACCCCCACCTGGAGAGCAGCTACTTCCGACACATACTGCCAG GTATCCTGTCCTATCTGGCAGACCGTCCTCCACCGCAGTACATTCATCCCAGCAGCCTTAATATGGACGGGACTCTTTCTGTGGCCAGCAACAATCCCTCAGGTCTGGACCCATACAGTGGTCCTGGAGGCCCAATGGAGCAGGGCCTGGTGCCAATGGACTCCAGACAGGTCAGTGGGCAAGTAGACCTCCACCAGCCAGGTGCTCACGAGCTGGACTCCACAGGGTTGCCTATGGAGTCACGTGTCAGCAGTCCAATGTCCCCTGATCGGATGGGAGAGGAGCTGGCCACCATGGACGGGATTAGGGTGGTGGTGGTTTCTGACTCTCAGCAGCAGCTTGGAGGAGGGCGGCAGCCTCAGCCGCATGATGGCCTGGCTGGAGTGGACTCGTCTGGGGGAGTGATGCCCCTCCATGGGCCCCCTGTGCTAGAGCTACCAGTGGTGATGGAGCCAGATCACATGGGTGGACGAGTAGGCGATGCTGGGGGAGGTGGGGTGGGTGGGCTAGGGGAGCAGCTCCACACGAGCGGGGAGCTAAACTCGAGTGTCGTCAGCGTGGTGCTCACCAGCTCAATGACCACACAGGCCCAGCTGGAGCAGGTGTCCCTCCACAGTCACTCTGGGATGGGGCTGGAACCGGTGAACGTCTCACCCATCACTGCAGAGGTAACGTTGGGGCCAGAAAACAACCTGGTACTGGTCAACTCCAACCTACAGCTGGAAGATTCAACCTCCAACAAGGAGTCCATGGTCTCTGCCTTCACCATCT GGTGCACTCTGTGTGAGTGCTCGTACACTTCAGACTGCCCAGAGCATGGCCCAGTCACCTTCATCCCTGATACACCCATCCAAAGCCAGGCTCGTCTGTCTTTGCCTCAACCTCTGTGCCTCCGTGTCTCTGTGACAGACGAACACCTTG GAGTTTTTGCAAGGGATGTCATTCTTCCAAGGACCTGCTTTGGACCGATGGTTGGCCAGCACTGCAGCAGCGTAGATCTCTCTAACTGGCCGGAGAAAGACACACCCCAAGTGTGGAAG ATGTACCACAACAATGTGCTGGAGTTCTACATTGTTACCACAGATGAGAATGAATGTAACTGGATGATGTTTGTCCGCAGATCAAG GACCCGTGAAGAGCAGAACCTCGTGGCGTATCCTGCCAATGGTAAACTGTTCTTCTGTACAACAACAGAGATCCACCCAGACCAGGAGCTGCTCTTCTATTACAGCAGAGACTACTGCAGGCTGTTGG GTGTTCCTCAGGTGCCTGAGGGTCAGATCTGCCAGTGTGGAAAAGAATGCTCTCCGTTTTCTGAGTCTCATCTTGGCAGCGCCAGCGGCAACCATAACCAGCCTCCAGACAGCCAGAGCCCACCACAGCAGGACCACTCTCAGCAACagccgcagcagcagcagcaagagCAACCATCGCAATCACAGCAGCACACCCACCAGGAGGAGAAGCTGACCAATGGGTCCTCAAGTTCTTCCTCATCTCCGTGGCCTTGCCACACCCATGCTGCAGGACAAACAagcagtgataataataataacagcagcaGCAATAATGGAATTTGTCACAACATTGCCCCTAATGCGAATTCCAAAGGTCAGGGCCACATACGAGAGAAAAAATTCAAGTGCAGCATGTGTTCCCGGGCTTTTATTACATCGACTAAACTCAACGTCCACTTCATGGGTCACGTTGGGATGAAACCTCACAAGTGCGAATACTGCAGCAAGGCCTTCAGCGATCCCAGTAACCTCAGGATGCACCTTAAAATTCATACAG GTCAGAAGAACTATAGGTGTACAGTTTGCGAGAAGTCTTTCACCCAGAAATCCCACGTAGCGTCTCACATGCTGATCCACACTGGTGCcgagaaactcaaatgtgaccTCTGTGACCGAGCATTCATCAGGAAACATGACCTGAAACACCACATGTTCTCCCACACAGC TGAACGGAGAATAGAGTGCCCTAAGTGCCACAAACAGTTCCTGAAGACCAACCACCTGAAGAATCACATGAACTCTCACGAGGGCAGGCGAGACTTTGTGTGTGAGAAATGCCACAAAGCTTTCCTCACAAAGTACCACCTCACGCGTCACCTCAAGATATGCAAAGGGCCAAAGGCAGAAAGAGCGTCCCGTAAAGAAAAGAGCACGGACATGGAGGAAGAGgatgatgaagaggaggaggaagaagatgaTGGCAGGGCGGGAACAGGAGTAGTAGTAGAGAGACTTAACTCAGCCGACAATGACGGTTGCGGTTTAGATGTGGCTGGGTTTAGTTCTGAAAAATCTATATCGCCTCCTCACTGA